The Campylobacter curvus genome includes the window AAAAAGCATGATCGCAGCCAGAAACTCGCCTGAGCTGAATTCCGCCTTGCAAAAGGCCTGCATAGGCGTAGCCGGGCTTGGCGGGCTTGGCTCAAACATCGCGCTCAGCCTAGCTCGTGTAGGCGTGGCAAAGCTCGTGCTCGCAGACTTTGACGTAGTCGAGCCTAGTAATTTAAACCGCCAGCAATACTTCGTGCGTCACATCGGCATGAAAAAGACCGAGGCGCTAAAAAGCCTGATAGCCGATGTCAATCCTTTCGTCGAGGTCGTCACGCACGATGTTTTCTTGGATGCTAAAAACGTTGCTAGCGTATTTGCGCCCTGCACTATCATCTGCGAGGCCTTTGACAATGTCATCGGCAAGACGATGATGGTAAATGAAGCTGGTGCCAGCCTAAAAGACAAGCAGATCATCTGTGCTTCAGGTATGGCGGGGCACTTTAGCTCAAACCTTATAAAAACGACGAAATTTGCCAAAAACGTCTATCTCTGCGGCGACCTAACGAACGAGGCTAAGGTCGGTCAAGGGCTGATGGCACCGCGCGTAGCGATCTGCGCAAACCATGAGGCGAATTTGGCTATTCGGCTACTGATGGGGCTTGAGGCGTGAGCTAGAAGCCTAGCCCTGCCCGCTTGATCTTAAATTTTACAAAACATTAAACCCCGTTTTGCTATCCTAAGACAAAATTTTAAAGGCAGATAATGAACGACAGCTTCAAGCTAGCGCACAAGGAATTTGATAGCCGTTTCATTTTGGGCTCGGGCAAATACAGCCACGAGCTCATAAACGCCGCTGTGAACGAGGCCGGTGCGCAGATGATCACTCTGGCGCTTCGCCGCGTGAACGAGAGCAAAGACAGGAACATACTTGATTTCATACCAAAAGGCGTCACTCTCTTGCCAAACACGAGCGGTGCGAGAAATGCGGACGAAGCGGTGCGTATCGCTAGGCTCGCGCGTGAGCTAGGATGCGGGGAATTCATAAAAATAGAGATCATAACCGACTCGAAATTTTTATTTCCGGACAATAACGAAACGATAAAAGCGGCTGAAATTTTAGCTGACGAGGGTTTTGTCGTGATGCCGTATTTTTACCCCGAGCTAAACGCCGCTAGGGCTTTGCTCACCGCTGGAGCCGCTTGCGTGATGCCTCTTGGCGCACCGATTGGTTCAAACCAAGGTCTAGTCTTTAAAAACATCATCGAAATTTTGATAAACGAGCTGGATACGCCAGTCATCGTAGACGCCGGCATCGGTCGTCCATCGCAAGCGTGTGAAGCCATGGAAATGGGTGCAGCCGCGATAATGGCAAACACGGCCATCGCAACGGCAAAAGATATCCCGCTCATGGCGCGAGCATTCGGCGCGGCGATAAAGGCCGGCAGGAGCGCATTTCTGGCGGGTCTGGGCCGAGTGAAAACGGCTGCCGAAGCCAGCTCGCCGCTGACTGGATTTTTAGGGCGATGAAATTTAGCAAAACCGACCATATGGCCTTGCTCCCGCACATGCAAGACATCGGCGATGAGATAATGAACGAAATTTTGCAAGAAAGAGCGAAATTTAAACCAGAAATTTTCACCGCCGAGGACGTGAGGGCTGCTTTAAACGCTAAAATTTGCACGTTAGAAAATTTTAAAGCCCTACTTAGCCAGGCGGCTGGCGATTTTATAGAAGAGATCGCGCACCTTAGCATGCAAAAGACGCGAGCGAATTTCGGAGCCAATATCAACCTCTTCACACCCCTTTACATAGCCAACCACTGCGACAACCTATGCGTCTACTGCGGCTTTAACTCGCAAAATAAGATAAAGCGAGCCAAGCTTGATGAGGATGAAATTTTAAGCGAACTTGCAGAAATTTCAAAAAGCGGGCTTGAGGAAATTTTGATATTGACAGGCGAGAGCGAGGAAAATTCGAGCGTCGCTTATATCGCGAGGGCTTGCGCCTTGGCAAAGCGCTATTTTAAAGTAGTCGGCGTCGAAGTCTATCCGCTAAATTCCAGTGACTACACCCTACTTCATGAAAGCGGCGTAGACTACGTTACGGTTTTTCAAGAGACCTATAACCCCGCAAAATACGAGCGCTTGCACCTTGCAGGCAACAAGCGGATATTTCCTTACCGTCTAAACGCACAAGAGCGCGCACTGATGGGCGGCATGAGAGGCGTGGGCTTTGCCGCGCTTTTGGGGCTTGACGACTTTAGGCTAGATGCCTTTGCGACCGGGCTTCACGCCTCACTCGTGCAAAAAAAATATCCGCACGCAGAGATCGCCTTTTCTTGCCCGAGACTTCGCCCTATCATCAACAACTCCCGCATAAATCCGCGCGATGTGCATGAAAGAGAGCTCTTGCAAGTCATTTGCGCTTATAGGATCTTCATGCCAACAGCCAGCATCACGATCTCCACGCGTGAGCGAGCGCTCTTTCGCGATAACGCCATAAAGATCGCCGCAAATAAAATCAGCGCCGGCGTAAATGTCGGCATCGGCGCGCATTCGAAAGAGAAAAAGGGCGACGAGCAGTTTGAGATCGAGGATGCTCGCTCTGTTAATGAGGTCTATAAAATGATAAAAGCCCAAGGACTCGAGCCGCTGATGAGCGAATACATCTATGTTTAAAATTTTGATAATCGCTGATCCCAAGCTTGCTAAAGGCGATCTTTTAGGGCGTGTAGCCGGGTT containing:
- the thiF gene encoding sulfur carrier protein ThiS adenylyltransferase ThiF — its product is MKNVTINGRNFSVLADDLNALKHEIFDDASSEILKFLSKFNASEPDIFIVDGFAIKDNAPINDGANIVFIKRGVMPSAEILKSMIAARNSPELNSALQKACIGVAGLGGLGSNIALSLARVGVAKLVLADFDVVEPSNLNRQQYFVRHIGMKKTEALKSLIADVNPFVEVVTHDVFLDAKNVASVFAPCTIICEAFDNVIGKTMMVNEAGASLKDKQIICASGMAGHFSSNLIKTTKFAKNVYLCGDLTNEAKVGQGLMAPRVAICANHEANLAIRLLMGLEA
- a CDS encoding thiazole synthase, translated to MNDSFKLAHKEFDSRFILGSGKYSHELINAAVNEAGAQMITLALRRVNESKDRNILDFIPKGVTLLPNTSGARNADEAVRIARLARELGCGEFIKIEIITDSKFLFPDNNETIKAAEILADEGFVVMPYFYPELNAARALLTAGAACVMPLGAPIGSNQGLVFKNIIEILINELDTPVIVDAGIGRPSQACEAMEMGAAAIMANTAIATAKDIPLMARAFGAAIKAGRSAFLAGLGRVKTAAEASSPLTGFLGR
- the thiH gene encoding 2-iminoacetate synthase ThiH gives rise to the protein MKFSKTDHMALLPHMQDIGDEIMNEILQERAKFKPEIFTAEDVRAALNAKICTLENFKALLSQAAGDFIEEIAHLSMQKTRANFGANINLFTPLYIANHCDNLCVYCGFNSQNKIKRAKLDEDEILSELAEISKSGLEEILILTGESEENSSVAYIARACALAKRYFKVVGVEVYPLNSSDYTLLHESGVDYVTVFQETYNPAKYERLHLAGNKRIFPYRLNAQERALMGGMRGVGFAALLGLDDFRLDAFATGLHASLVQKKYPHAEIAFSCPRLRPIINNSRINPRDVHERELLQVICAYRIFMPTASITISTRERALFRDNAIKIAANKISAGVNVGIGAHSKEKKGDEQFEIEDARSVNEVYKMIKAQGLEPLMSEYIYV